In Microtus ochrogaster isolate Prairie Vole_2 unplaced genomic scaffold, MicOch1.0 UNK74, whole genome shotgun sequence, the following proteins share a genomic window:
- the LOC101994077 gene encoding optic atrophy 3 protein-like — MAEGKQKLLHHMKAQGSSSNGGQRKPYTPFSPAVYHWAEMRTKMRIMGFHAEAIKPLNEAAAAELGANLLGEAIIFACAGSCLLLEFWRQQSLKHRKEVERVASLRSLRADVDRLEQALDELQVQVKAAVTRGALEELRAELRAELQEFRTQICEEERQEPEPQPSEGPE, encoded by the exons ATGGCTGAGGGAAAACAAAAGCTTCTGCATCACATGAAGGCCCAGGGCAGCAGCTCCAATGGTG GCCAAAGAAAACCCTACACTCCTTTCTCCCCTGCAGTGTACCACTGGGCAGAGATGCGAACCAAGATGCGCATCATGGGCTTCCACGCTGAGGCCATCAAGCCGTTGAACGAGGCAGCAGCAGCCGAGCTGGGCGCGAATCTGTTGGGTGAGGCCATCATCTTCGCCTGCGCGGGCAGCTGTCTACTGCTGGAGTTCTGGCGCCAGCAGTCACTGAAGCACCGCAAGGAAGTGGAGCGCGTGGCCTCGCTGCGGTCCCTGAGGGCAGACGTGGACCGCCTGGAGCAGGCGCTGGATGAGCTGCAGGTGCAGGTGAAGGCGGCAGTGACAAGGGGCGCGCTGGAGGAGTTGCGGGCTGAGCTGCGGGCTGAGCTGCAGGAATTCAGAACCCAGATCTGCGAGGAGGAGCGCCAGGAACCTGAGCCCCAGCCCTCTGAGGGCCCCGAGTAG
- the Vasp gene encoding vasodilator-stimulated phosphoprotein isoform X2 — protein MSETVICSSRATVMLYDDSNKRWLPAGPGPQAFSRVQIYHNPTANSFRVVGRKLQPDQQVVINCAIIRGVKYNQATPIFHQWRDARQVWGLNFGSKEDAAQFAAGMASALEALEGGGPPPAPAPPAWSAQNGPSPEEVEQQKRQPEHMERRVSNAGAPPTPQAGGPPPPPGPPPPPGPPPPPGLPPSGVSAAGHGAGGAPPPAPPLPTAQGPSGGGSGATGLAAAIAGAKLRKVSKQEEASGGPLAPKAESSRSTGGLMEEMNAMLARRRKATQVGEKPPKDESASEEPEARVPAQSEPVRRPWEKNSTTLPRMKSSSSVTTSEAHPPAPSSSDDSDLERVKQELLEEVRKELQKMKEEIIEAFIQELRKRGSP, from the exons ATGAG CGAAACGGTCATCTGTTCCAGCCGGGCCACTGTGATGCTTTATGATGACAGCAATAAGCGATGGCTGCCTGCTGGGCCTGGTCCCCAGGCCTTCAGCCGCGTCCAGATCTACCACAATCCCACTGCAAACTCCTTTCGAGTTGTTGGCCGCAAGCTGCAGCCAGACCAGCAG GTGGTTATCAACTGTGCCATCATCCGGGGTGTCAAGTACAATCAGGCCACTCCCATCTTCCATCAGTGGCGCGATGCCCGCCAGGTCTGGGGCCTCAACTTCGGCAGCAAGGAGGATGCAGCACAGTTTGCAGCCGGCATGGCCAGTGCCCTAGAGGCCTTGGAAG GAGGTGGGCCTCCCCCGGCCCCAGCACCCCCTGCCTGGTCTGCGCAGAATGGCCCCTCCCCAGAGGAGGTGGAACAACAGAAAAG GCAGCCTGAGCACATGGAGCGCCGGGTCTCCAATGCAG GAGCCCCACCTACTCCCCAAGCTGGGGgtccacctccacctccaggaCCTCCCCCGCCTCCGGGTCCCCCTCCACCCCCGGGTCTGCCCCCCTCAGGGGTATCTGCTGCAGGTCATGGAGCAGGGGGAGCCCCACCCCCTGCACCCCCACTTCCTACAGCTCAGGGCCCCAGTGGTGGGGGTTCCGGAGCCACGGGCCTAGCTGCTGCCATTGCTGGAGCCAAACTCAGGAAAGTAAGCAAG CAGGAGGAGGCCTCTGGGGGGCCCTTGGCCCCCAAAGCTGAGAGTAGTCGAAGTACTGGCGGGCTTATGGAAGAGATGAACGCCATGCTGGCCCGGAG AAGGAAAGCCACACAGGTTGGGGAGAAGCCCCCCAAAGACGAGTCGGCTAGT GAGGAGCCAGAGGCCCGAGTCCCCGCCCAGAGTG AACCTGTGCGGAGACCCTGGGAGAAGAACAGCACAACCTTGCCAAG GATGAAGTCTTCTTCTTCTGTGACTACCTCCGAGGCCCACCCCCCTGCCCCCAGCTCCAGTGATGACTCTGACTTGGAGAGAGTGAAGCAG GAGCTTCTGGAAGAGGTGCGGAAGGAGctgcagaaaatgaaagaagaaataatcgaAG ccTTTATCCAGGAGCTGAGGAAGCGGGGTTCTCCTTGA
- the Vasp gene encoding vasodilator-stimulated phosphoprotein isoform X1 has protein sequence MSETVICSSRATVMLYDDSNKRWLPAGPGPQAFSRVQIYHNPTANSFRVVGRKLQPDQQVVINCAIIRGVKYNQATPIFHQWRDARQVWGLNFGSKEDAAQFAAGMASALEALEGGGPPPAPAPPAWSAQNGPSPEEVEQQKRQPEHMERRVSNAGAPPTPQAGGPPPPPGPPPPPGPPPPPGLPPSGVSAAGHGAGGAPPPAPPLPTAQGPSGGGSGATGLAAAIAGAKLRKVSKQEEASGGPLAPKAESSRSTGGLMEEMNAMLARRRKATQVGEKPPKDESASQEEPEARVPAQSEPVRRPWEKNSTTLPRMKSSSSVTTSEAHPPAPSSSDDSDLERVKQELLEEVRKELQKMKEEIIEAFIQELRKRGSP, from the exons ATGAG CGAAACGGTCATCTGTTCCAGCCGGGCCACTGTGATGCTTTATGATGACAGCAATAAGCGATGGCTGCCTGCTGGGCCTGGTCCCCAGGCCTTCAGCCGCGTCCAGATCTACCACAATCCCACTGCAAACTCCTTTCGAGTTGTTGGCCGCAAGCTGCAGCCAGACCAGCAG GTGGTTATCAACTGTGCCATCATCCGGGGTGTCAAGTACAATCAGGCCACTCCCATCTTCCATCAGTGGCGCGATGCCCGCCAGGTCTGGGGCCTCAACTTCGGCAGCAAGGAGGATGCAGCACAGTTTGCAGCCGGCATGGCCAGTGCCCTAGAGGCCTTGGAAG GAGGTGGGCCTCCCCCGGCCCCAGCACCCCCTGCCTGGTCTGCGCAGAATGGCCCCTCCCCAGAGGAGGTGGAACAACAGAAAAG GCAGCCTGAGCACATGGAGCGCCGGGTCTCCAATGCAG GAGCCCCACCTACTCCCCAAGCTGGGGgtccacctccacctccaggaCCTCCCCCGCCTCCGGGTCCCCCTCCACCCCCGGGTCTGCCCCCCTCAGGGGTATCTGCTGCAGGTCATGGAGCAGGGGGAGCCCCACCCCCTGCACCCCCACTTCCTACAGCTCAGGGCCCCAGTGGTGGGGGTTCCGGAGCCACGGGCCTAGCTGCTGCCATTGCTGGAGCCAAACTCAGGAAAGTAAGCAAG CAGGAGGAGGCCTCTGGGGGGCCCTTGGCCCCCAAAGCTGAGAGTAGTCGAAGTACTGGCGGGCTTATGGAAGAGATGAACGCCATGCTGGCCCGGAG AAGGAAAGCCACACAGGTTGGGGAGAAGCCCCCCAAAGACGAGTCGGCTAGT CAGGAGGAGCCAGAGGCCCGAGTCCCCGCCCAGAGTG AACCTGTGCGGAGACCCTGGGAGAAGAACAGCACAACCTTGCCAAG GATGAAGTCTTCTTCTTCTGTGACTACCTCCGAGGCCCACCCCCCTGCCCCCAGCTCCAGTGATGACTCTGACTTGGAGAGAGTGAAGCAG GAGCTTCTGGAAGAGGTGCGGAAGGAGctgcagaaaatgaaagaagaaataatcgaAG ccTTTATCCAGGAGCTGAGGAAGCGGGGTTCTCCTTGA